A section of the Mycolicibacterium anyangense genome encodes:
- a CDS encoding MFS transporter, producing MTALNDAERAMNRHADSSERALPMRLEPKALTKTSKFYPDWLPSWRFIAAVIAIGGMQLLATMDSTVAIVALPKIQDELSLSDAGRSWVITAYVLTFGGLMLLGGRLGDTIGRKRTFIVGVALFTIASVLCGIAWDEVTLVIARLLQGVGAAIASPTGLALIATTFPKGPARNAATAIFAAMTGIGSVMGLVVGGALVEVSWRLAFLVNVPIGLLMIYLARTTLRETQRERMKLDAAGALLATLGCTAAVFGFAQAPENGWLTPVTMVSAGAAAVAFVAFVFVERRAVNPVVPFSLFRDRNRLATFAAVFLAGGVMFTLTVLIGLYVQDIMGYSALRAGIGFIPFVIALGIGLGVSSQLVSKFPPRVLVIAGGVLVLAAMIYGSTLNGGIPYFPNLVLPITVGGLGIGMIVVPLTVSAIAGVGFDQIGPVSAIALMLQNLGGPVVLAIIQAVITSRTLYLGGTTGPVKNMNPAQLHALDQGYTYGLLWVAAVAVIVGAVALFIGYTAEQVAHAQEVKEAIDAGEI from the coding sequence ATGACGGCTCTCAACGATGCGGAGCGAGCGATGAATCGCCACGCCGACAGTTCAGAGCGCGCCCTCCCGATGCGCCTCGAGCCCAAGGCTCTGACCAAGACCAGCAAGTTCTACCCGGACTGGCTGCCATCCTGGCGCTTCATCGCCGCTGTCATCGCCATCGGCGGTATGCAGTTGTTGGCCACCATGGACAGCACGGTGGCGATCGTGGCGTTGCCGAAGATCCAGGACGAACTCAGCCTGTCCGATGCGGGCCGCAGCTGGGTGATCACCGCCTACGTGCTGACGTTCGGCGGTCTGATGCTGCTCGGTGGCCGCCTTGGCGACACCATCGGACGCAAGCGGACCTTCATCGTCGGTGTCGCGCTGTTCACCATCGCCTCGGTGCTCTGCGGGATCGCGTGGGACGAGGTGACGCTGGTCATCGCGCGTTTGCTGCAGGGTGTCGGGGCGGCGATCGCCTCGCCGACCGGCCTGGCGCTGATCGCCACCACTTTCCCCAAGGGGCCGGCCCGCAATGCCGCTACGGCGATCTTCGCCGCGATGACCGGTATCGGCTCGGTCATGGGTCTGGTCGTCGGCGGCGCTCTGGTGGAGGTGTCCTGGCGGCTGGCGTTCCTGGTGAATGTGCCGATCGGTCTACTGATGATCTACCTGGCGCGCACCACGCTGCGGGAAACCCAACGCGAGCGGATGAAGCTGGACGCCGCCGGCGCGCTGCTGGCCACCCTGGGCTGTACCGCAGCGGTGTTCGGTTTCGCCCAGGCTCCGGAGAACGGCTGGCTGACGCCGGTCACCATGGTCTCGGCCGGGGCCGCCGCGGTCGCGTTCGTGGCCTTCGTGTTCGTCGAGCGCCGTGCCGTCAACCCGGTGGTGCCGTTCTCGCTGTTCCGCGACCGCAACCGGCTGGCGACCTTCGCCGCGGTGTTCCTGGCCGGCGGGGTGATGTTCACGCTGACCGTGCTGATCGGCCTGTACGTGCAGGACATCATGGGGTACAGCGCCCTGCGCGCCGGGATCGGGTTCATCCCGTTCGTGATCGCCCTGGGCATCGGCCTGGGGGTGTCATCGCAGCTGGTGTCGAAGTTCCCCCCGCGGGTGCTGGTGATCGCCGGTGGCGTGCTGGTGCTGGCCGCGATGATCTACGGCTCCACGCTCAACGGCGGCATTCCGTACTTCCCCAATCTGGTCCTGCCGATCACCGTCGGCGGGCTCGGCATCGGGATGATCGTGGTGCCGCTGACGGTGTCGGCCATCGCCGGTGTGGGCTTCGACCAGATCGGCCCGGTGTCGGCGATCGCGCTCATGCTGCAGAACCTGGGCGGGCCGGTCGTGCTGGCCATCATCCAGGCCGTCATCACCTCGCGCACCCTGTACCTGGGCGGTACCACCGGCCCGGTCAAGAACATGAACCCCGCGCAGCTGCACGCTCTTGACCAGGGCTACACCTACGGGTTGCTGTGGGTGGCGGCGGTCGCGGTGATCGTGGGCGCGGTGGCGCTGTTCATCGGCTACACCGCCGAACAGGTGGCGCACGCGCAGGAAGTCAAGGAAGCGATCGACGCCGGCGAGATCTAG
- a CDS encoding MFS transporter gives MSGARGPQPAAGTLSSRVLGVAIVAITGMQLMSTLDGTIVIVALPRMQAELGLSDASKSWVITAYVLTFGGLLLLGGRVGDAIGHKRAFISGVGVFTIASLACGVATEQWTLIIARAVQGIGAAVAAPTGLALIATTYAVGHARNQAMAVSAAMQGLGSVLGLVLGGALTGLSWRLAFLVNVPIGVLIIAIGLTRLEETRHERLKLDVTGALLATLGCSAAVLVFTQGPPRGWVDPWVIGAGVAAVVFFVAFLIVERSADNPLVPFSVFDSRSRVASFLAYFLAGGVMLTLSVMIGLLVQDVLGYSPLRAGVCFMPFAVAFVLGNVVATRLAPRVAPRWVILGGGLLVLAAMLYGSTLTRTIPYFPDLFVPIVVGGFGIGVISVILPLCTLANVGPREIGPVSSITLMVFNLGGPLVLVVIQAVQTSRTLYLGGTTGPAKYMTSAQLDALGHGYTYSLLWVAGIAVLVGVAALGIGYTSSDIATAQHTREAVEAGEL, from the coding sequence ATGTCTGGCGCGCGCGGTCCGCAACCGGCTGCCGGAACGCTGTCCTCCCGGGTACTCGGTGTCGCGATCGTGGCGATCACCGGTATGCAGCTGATGTCCACGCTCGACGGCACGATAGTGATCGTCGCGTTGCCGCGGATGCAGGCCGAGCTCGGGCTGTCCGACGCCAGCAAGAGCTGGGTGATCACCGCCTATGTCCTCACCTTCGGTGGTCTGCTGCTGTTGGGTGGCCGGGTCGGTGACGCCATCGGCCACAAGCGGGCGTTCATCTCCGGTGTCGGGGTGTTCACCATCGCCTCGCTGGCCTGCGGGGTCGCCACCGAACAGTGGACCCTGATCATCGCGCGTGCGGTGCAGGGGATCGGCGCCGCGGTCGCGGCGCCGACCGGGCTCGCGCTGATCGCCACCACCTACGCCGTCGGGCATGCGCGCAACCAGGCGATGGCGGTGTCGGCGGCCATGCAGGGCCTCGGCTCGGTGCTCGGCCTGGTCCTGGGTGGGGCGTTGACGGGCCTGTCCTGGCGGCTCGCATTCCTGGTCAACGTGCCGATCGGCGTGCTGATCATCGCGATCGGCCTGACCCGGCTCGAGGAAACCCGCCACGAACGCCTCAAGCTCGACGTCACCGGCGCGCTGCTGGCCACGCTGGGCTGCAGCGCCGCGGTGCTGGTCTTCACCCAGGGCCCACCGCGAGGCTGGGTCGATCCCTGGGTGATCGGGGCCGGCGTCGCCGCCGTGGTGTTCTTCGTCGCCTTCCTGATCGTGGAGCGCAGTGCTGACAACCCGCTGGTGCCGTTCTCGGTGTTCGACAGCCGCAGCCGGGTCGCCTCATTCCTGGCGTACTTCCTGGCCGGTGGAGTCATGCTCACCCTGAGCGTCATGATCGGTCTGCTGGTGCAGGACGTGCTCGGCTATTCACCGCTGCGGGCCGGCGTGTGCTTCATGCCGTTCGCGGTGGCCTTCGTGCTGGGCAATGTGGTCGCCACCCGGCTGGCGCCGCGTGTCGCGCCGCGCTGGGTGATCCTCGGCGGAGGGCTGCTGGTGCTGGCGGCCATGCTGTACGGCTCGACGCTGACCCGCACGATTCCGTACTTTCCGGACCTGTTCGTGCCGATCGTGGTGGGTGGCTTCGGAATCGGGGTGATCTCGGTGATCCTGCCGCTGTGCACGCTGGCCAATGTCGGTCCGCGCGAGATCGGTCCGGTGTCGTCGATCACCCTGATGGTCTTCAACCTCGGCGGTCCGCTGGTGCTGGTGGTCATCCAGGCGGTGCAGACCTCACGAACCCTGTACCTGGGCGGAACCACCGGTCCGGCGAAGTACATGACGTCGGCCCAGCTCGACGCCCTCGGCCATGGCTACACCTACTCGCTGCTGTGGGTGGCGGGCATTGCCGTGCTGGTCGGTGTCGCCGCGCTCGGCATCGGCTACACCTCCAGCGATATCGCGACCGCCCAGCACACCCGGGAAGCCGTCGAGGCCGGCGAACTCTAG
- a CDS encoding metal ABC transporter permease: MTLADYLSESFVRNALIAATLVAITSGLIGPFVIMRDLAFAVHGSAELAFTGAAAGLVAANDAILGALLGSLVVATAIGLLGDRERERNSSIGVILAFGIGVGVYLLSLYQGFATTATNILFGQIFGVSPGQITLLTGIALGVLATMAVLYRPLLFASVDHELAVARGVPTRLVGLLFVYILAITVTEAAQIVGTLLVLSLAITPAAAASRLSARTPVVIALSIGFALLAADGGLLLSLVHGNVKASVFIATISFVVYLAARVGARWLRPRIEARRRTTNSASHAVEHSAEDPVRPSAVMVGDARGRPA, translated from the coding sequence GTGACGCTCGCCGACTACCTGTCTGAATCATTCGTCCGCAATGCCCTGATCGCGGCCACGCTGGTCGCGATCACCTCGGGCCTGATCGGACCTTTCGTGATCATGCGTGACCTGGCGTTCGCCGTCCATGGCAGCGCAGAACTCGCGTTCACCGGCGCCGCCGCCGGACTGGTGGCGGCCAACGACGCGATCCTAGGCGCGTTGCTGGGGTCCCTGGTGGTCGCCACGGCGATCGGACTGCTGGGAGACCGTGAGCGAGAACGCAATTCGTCGATCGGAGTGATCCTCGCCTTCGGTATCGGGGTCGGGGTGTATCTGCTCTCGCTCTACCAGGGGTTCGCGACGACGGCCACCAACATCCTGTTCGGGCAGATCTTCGGCGTCAGTCCCGGTCAGATCACCCTGCTGACCGGCATCGCACTCGGTGTGCTGGCCACGATGGCGGTACTGTACCGGCCACTGCTGTTCGCCTCCGTCGACCACGAACTGGCGGTGGCCCGCGGAGTGCCGACCCGTCTGGTCGGCCTGTTGTTCGTCTACATCCTGGCCATCACCGTCACCGAAGCCGCCCAGATCGTGGGCACCCTGCTGGTGCTCAGCCTTGCCATCACACCGGCGGCGGCGGCCAGCCGACTCAGCGCGCGCACCCCGGTCGTGATTGCCCTGTCGATCGGATTCGCCTTGCTGGCCGCCGACGGCGGACTGCTGCTGAGCCTGGTCCACGGCAACGTCAAGGCAAGTGTGTTCATCGCGACCATCAGTTTCGTGGTGTACCTCGCGGCGCGGGTCGGGGCCCGCTGGCTGCGCCCGCGCATCGAGGCACGACGCCGGACGACGAACTCCGCGAGCCACGCGGTCGAGCACTCCGCCGAGGATCCGGTCAGACCGTCCGCCGTCATGGTCGGTGATGCTCGGGGTAGACCCGCCTAG
- a CDS encoding metal ABC transporter ATP-binding protein — translation MPAAPVVTLRGAGLSYSTRRLWQDVDVTIGPGEFVAVLGPNGSGKTSLVKVLLGLTALTTGSVQVCGAPPTRGSTRIGYVPQQKGFDRDVPIEGVDLVRLGLDGHRWGIGLPSFRRRQKVHTALAAVGATGFAHSPVGRLSGGEQQRLRIAQSLLGDPRLLLCDEPLLSLDLRHQREVVELIDAQRRAAQIAVLFVTHEINPILPYVDRVLYLVGSRWTIGTPEEVLTSSTLSELYGTDVEVLRAGGRLIIVGAPDTAQSQPAPVAGSQGPLL, via the coding sequence ATGCCAGCCGCACCGGTGGTGACGCTGCGCGGCGCCGGACTGTCCTACAGCACGCGTCGACTATGGCAGGACGTCGACGTCACAATCGGGCCCGGCGAGTTCGTCGCGGTCCTGGGACCCAACGGCAGCGGCAAGACCTCACTGGTCAAAGTGCTGCTCGGGTTGACCGCCCTCACGACGGGCTCGGTTCAGGTTTGCGGCGCTCCCCCGACCCGGGGCAGTACCCGGATCGGTTACGTGCCACAGCAGAAAGGGTTCGATCGCGACGTACCGATCGAAGGTGTCGACCTGGTCCGACTCGGGCTGGATGGACATCGTTGGGGCATCGGACTTCCCAGCTTCCGGCGTCGCCAGAAGGTGCACACCGCATTGGCTGCGGTCGGTGCCACCGGCTTCGCGCATTCGCCGGTGGGCCGGTTGTCCGGAGGCGAACAGCAGCGGTTGCGCATCGCTCAGTCGCTGCTCGGCGATCCGCGCTTGTTGCTGTGCGACGAACCTCTGCTGTCCCTGGACCTGCGGCATCAACGCGAGGTGGTCGAACTCATCGACGCCCAGCGCCGCGCGGCGCAGATCGCAGTGCTGTTCGTGACCCATGAGATCAATCCGATCCTTCCGTATGTGGACCGCGTCCTGTATCTGGTCGGATCTCGGTGGACGATCGGCACCCCCGAGGAGGTGCTGACCAGCTCGACACTGTCCGAGCTGTATGGCACTGATGTCGAAGTCCTGCGAGCCGGTGGCCGGCTGATCATCGTGGGCGCTCCGGACACCGCACAGTCGCAGCCCGCTCCGGTGGCCGGAAGCCAAGGACCCCTGCTGTGA
- a CDS encoding metal ABC transporter solute-binding protein, Zn/Mn family, with translation MVVSVRRRVSTVAIATALVAAATACSSTSTPAPSSTAAAPTSGTSSSRIDVVASTNVWGDIVKQIGGDHVNVVSIMSDPNADPHEYQADANTAAALAKSQLVIENGLGYDDFMDKLLSASPNPARKLINAADVMKFSGADTNPHIWYDIAKIPDVAGAIASELGSLDPADASAFTTNAKTFDDSLAPIDEAIADIKTKYSGAPVGYTERVPGYLVDAAGLTLATPASFAQSIEDGNDPSAADNAAMDAALSGKKIKVLLYNGQVTSPATDAVKKLAQANGIPVVGVTETLPPSDKDFQAWQSRQIAEIAAALGK, from the coding sequence GTGGTCGTATCTGTCCGTCGTCGTGTTTCGACCGTTGCCATCGCGACCGCGCTGGTTGCGGCAGCAACGGCGTGCAGCTCGACATCGACACCGGCGCCGTCGTCGACCGCCGCTGCGCCGACGAGTGGGACCAGCTCCAGCCGGATCGACGTGGTGGCCAGCACGAACGTCTGGGGCGACATCGTCAAGCAGATCGGCGGCGACCACGTGAACGTGGTGTCGATCATGTCCGACCCCAACGCGGACCCGCACGAATACCAGGCCGATGCCAATACCGCAGCAGCCCTGGCGAAATCGCAACTCGTCATCGAAAATGGCCTGGGTTACGACGATTTCATGGACAAGCTGCTCTCGGCATCGCCCAACCCGGCCCGCAAGCTGATCAACGCCGCCGACGTGATGAAGTTCAGTGGAGCGGATACGAATCCGCACATCTGGTATGACATCGCCAAGATCCCGGACGTCGCCGGCGCGATCGCCTCCGAGCTTGGATCACTCGATCCGGCCGACGCCAGTGCATTTACCACCAATGCCAAGACCTTCGACGACAGCCTTGCGCCGATCGACGAGGCGATCGCAGACATCAAGACCAAGTACTCCGGAGCGCCGGTCGGCTACACCGAACGCGTTCCCGGCTACCTCGTCGATGCCGCCGGACTGACCCTGGCCACACCCGCCTCGTTCGCCCAGTCGATCGAAGACGGCAACGATCCGAGCGCCGCCGACAATGCCGCGATGGACGCCGCCCTGTCCGGCAAGAAGATCAAGGTTCTGCTGTACAACGGCCAGGTCACCAGCCCCGCTACCGACGCCGTCAAGAAGCTGGCCCAGGCCAACGGCATTCCGGTGGTCGGCGTGACCGAGACGCTGCCCCCCAGCGACAAGGACTTCCAGGCCTGGCAATCCCGCCAAATCGCTGAAATCGCTGCAGCACTGGGCAAGTGA
- a CDS encoding purine-cytosine permease family protein, with protein sequence MPARAGDMAVESHGIAPIPAGNRYGSARRLFTVWFAPQVNMTVVFTGTLAVVLGLGFWLGMLAMVIGTVLGCVAVGYLSTWGPRTGTAQLPNARMAFGGTVSVVAVIQWLSSIAWDGLVGLFGGEALAELLGLPFWLAVVIVLAAQGVVGVFGYEVIHRVQAVMTVILIVTFAVFAWKLIAGHQVISLPTLSGADLGGAFVLEVTIALSLAISWASYASDYSRYLPVTTSRTAVFGYTFGGLAVAYIAVQAIGVAAAGTLTDQTAAGVREIMGGGVLGAVALLVIALGSVASNAMNDYSGSLALQTVGVRVRRPVSAVVVVVIAFALIMWLHSGDLTARFQGVLLFVSYWIPAFVAIVAIDWRHRSAGRDAVNPAQEVTGHRDAVVALVSFFAAFAAAVPFMHTNLIVGPVATALHGADLAYFVNFLVAAAAYGGYRRWQARRA encoded by the coding sequence ATGCCGGCCCGTGCCGGTGACATGGCGGTCGAGTCGCACGGCATCGCCCCCATCCCCGCCGGTAACCGCTACGGCAGTGCGCGCCGATTGTTCACCGTGTGGTTCGCACCGCAGGTGAATATGACGGTGGTGTTCACCGGCACGCTGGCGGTGGTGCTGGGCCTGGGGTTCTGGCTCGGGATGCTGGCGATGGTGATCGGAACGGTGCTCGGCTGCGTGGCCGTCGGCTACCTGTCCACCTGGGGCCCGCGGACTGGTACCGCCCAGCTTCCCAACGCGCGCATGGCCTTTGGCGGCACCGTGTCGGTAGTGGCCGTGATCCAATGGCTGTCGTCGATCGCGTGGGACGGCCTGGTCGGCCTGTTCGGCGGTGAGGCGCTCGCCGAACTGCTCGGCTTGCCGTTCTGGCTGGCGGTGGTGATCGTGCTGGCCGCCCAGGGGGTGGTCGGGGTGTTCGGCTACGAGGTGATCCACCGGGTGCAGGCGGTGATGACGGTGATCCTCATCGTCACGTTCGCGGTGTTCGCCTGGAAGCTGATCGCCGGGCATCAGGTGATCTCGCTGCCCACGCTGTCCGGGGCCGACCTCGGCGGTGCGTTCGTCCTTGAGGTCACCATCGCGCTGAGTCTGGCCATCTCGTGGGCCAGCTACGCCTCGGACTACAGCCGCTACCTGCCGGTGACCACCTCGCGTACCGCGGTCTTCGGCTACACCTTCGGCGGTCTGGCGGTAGCCTATATCGCCGTACAGGCCATCGGGGTGGCGGCGGCGGGAACCTTGACCGACCAGACCGCGGCCGGCGTGCGCGAGATCATGGGCGGCGGAGTGCTCGGGGCGGTAGCGCTGCTGGTGATCGCGCTCGGGTCGGTGGCCTCCAACGCGATGAACGACTACAGCGGGTCGCTGGCGTTGCAGACCGTCGGGGTGCGGGTGCGCAGGCCGGTCTCGGCGGTGGTGGTCGTGGTGATCGCGTTCGCGCTCATCATGTGGCTGCACTCCGGTGACTTGACCGCCCGCTTCCAGGGCGTACTGCTGTTCGTCAGCTACTGGATCCCCGCCTTCGTCGCGATCGTGGCCATCGACTGGCGCCACCGCAGCGCCGGCCGCGACGCGGTGAACCCCGCCCAGGAGGTCACCGGGCACCGCGACGCCGTGGTGGCACTGGTGAGTTTCTTTGCGGCATTCGCCGCGGCCGTGCCGTTCATGCACACCAACCTGATCGTCGGTCCGGTGGCCACCGCACTGCACGGGGCGGACCTGGCCTACTTCGTGAACTTCCTAGTGGCAGCGGCGGCATACGGCGGCTACCGCCGGTGGCAGGCGCGTCGCGCCTGA
- a CDS encoding YhgE/Pip domain-containing protein yields MLAGMSLGTDLKRYSRGLLPRIALMTIVLMPLLYGAMYLWAFWNPFAAVNKVPAALVNADTGAQVQGKPLRAGDQVAKALKDSGDLLLHEVSAADAAKGLADGTYYFTITIPPDFSTHIASPSGGSPAQADLRFTFNDANNYLGSIIGQNAAREVINQVNASVGEQTVGTVLTGLTDAGAGLTAAADGADRLASGLVTADGGAHQLATGSATLASSMATARDGAAQLASGTRQLSTAVTTATAPLVDVLARVDGLGLDPAEVGAAAERLSAAVRSTTDRVAALNIDQTQAAAIIDQAIATLSANPDPTVRDVGGVLAGAQRLLKAQGIDPATDDGLNRLRDSASHLENELGDPNSKLRMLLTHAVDGSLRADVLRLQSGARQLDSGAQRLSSGLVALTDGSRQLAAGAQRLADGTGQLRAGSQELAGKLRQGSTQVPSWTPQQRQAVAKTVASPVKLDLVTHNPAATFGTGFAPFFLPLALFIGALIIWMLLTPLQSRPIINGLGALRVVLASYWPALLVAVCQVVVMYAVVHYGVGLKARYPLATVAFLILVIAAFLAIIQAFNAVLGVAVGRVVTLAFLMLQLVSAGGIYPVETTAKPFQIIHPADPMTYAVNGLRQLINGGVDHRLWVSVAVLAGVLAVSMAATAWAARRNRQYTMERLHPPIEV; encoded by the coding sequence ATGCTCGCCGGAATGTCGCTGGGCACCGACCTCAAGCGGTACTCGCGAGGCCTGCTCCCCCGCATCGCCTTGATGACGATCGTGCTGATGCCGCTGCTGTACGGGGCCATGTATCTGTGGGCGTTCTGGAACCCCTTCGCGGCGGTGAACAAGGTGCCCGCCGCCCTGGTCAACGCCGACACCGGCGCACAGGTGCAGGGCAAGCCGCTGCGCGCCGGTGATCAGGTGGCCAAAGCGCTCAAGGATTCCGGCGATCTTCTGCTGCATGAGGTTTCGGCTGCTGATGCCGCCAAGGGACTGGCCGACGGCACCTACTACTTCACGATCACCATCCCACCGGACTTCAGCACCCACATCGCGTCCCCGTCCGGCGGCAGCCCGGCGCAGGCCGACCTGCGGTTCACGTTCAACGACGCCAACAATTACCTGGGCTCGATCATCGGGCAGAACGCCGCCCGCGAGGTGATCAACCAGGTCAATGCCAGCGTCGGTGAGCAAACCGTGGGCACGGTGCTGACCGGGCTGACCGATGCCGGTGCGGGCCTGACGGCAGCCGCCGACGGCGCCGACCGGCTGGCCTCCGGCCTGGTCACCGCGGACGGCGGCGCACACCAGCTCGCCACCGGCTCGGCCACGCTGGCCAGCAGTATGGCGACCGCCCGCGACGGTGCGGCGCAATTGGCCTCGGGCACCCGCCAGCTGAGCACCGCGGTCACCACCGCGACCGCGCCACTCGTCGACGTGCTGGCTCGTGTCGACGGACTCGGCTTGGACCCGGCCGAGGTCGGGGCGGCCGCCGAGCGACTCAGTGCAGCGGTGCGCTCCACGACCGACCGGGTCGCGGCGCTGAACATCGATCAGACGCAGGCGGCGGCGATCATCGATCAGGCGATTGCCACGTTGTCGGCAAATCCCGATCCGACGGTGCGCGACGTCGGCGGCGTGCTGGCCGGAGCGCAGCGGCTGCTGAAAGCCCAAGGGATCGATCCGGCTACCGATGACGGCCTGAACCGGTTGCGTGACAGCGCATCCCATCTCGAGAACGAGCTTGGCGATCCGAACAGCAAGCTGCGCATGCTGCTGACCCACGCGGTGGACGGCAGCTTGCGCGCCGACGTCCTCAGACTGCAGTCCGGCGCCAGGCAGCTCGACTCCGGCGCGCAGCGCCTCAGCTCAGGCCTGGTCGCGCTGACCGACGGCAGCCGCCAGCTCGCCGCCGGTGCCCAGCGGCTGGCCGACGGCACCGGCCAGCTCAGGGCGGGCAGTCAGGAACTGGCGGGCAAGCTCCGCCAGGGCTCGACCCAGGTGCCGTCGTGGACACCGCAGCAACGCCAGGCGGTGGCCAAGACGGTGGCCTCCCCGGTCAAACTCGATCTGGTCACCCACAACCCGGCCGCCACCTTCGGCACCGGCTTCGCCCCGTTCTTCCTGCCGCTGGCCCTGTTCATCGGGGCGCTGATCATCTGGATGTTGTTGACGCCGTTGCAATCCCGGCCGATCATCAACGGACTCGGCGCGCTTCGGGTGGTTCTGGCGTCGTACTGGCCCGCACTGCTGGTCGCGGTGTGCCAGGTCGTCGTCATGTATGCGGTCGTGCACTACGGTGTCGGCCTCAAGGCGCGCTACCCGCTGGCCACTGTCGCTTTCCTGATCCTGGTGATCGCCGCCTTCCTGGCGATCATCCAGGCATTCAACGCGGTGTTAGGGGTGGCGGTCGGGCGGGTGGTGACACTGGCGTTCCTGATGCTGCAACTGGTCTCGGCCGGCGGCATCTACCCGGTGGAGACCACCGCCAAGCCGTTCCAGATCATCCACCCGGCCGATCCGATGACCTACGCCGTCAACGGTTTACGCCAACTCATCAACGGCGGTGTCGACCATCGGCTGTGGGTATCGGTGGCGGTGCTGGCCGGGGTGCTGGCGGTATCGATGGCGGCCACCGCCTGGGCGGCGCGCCGCAACCGGCAGTACACCATGGAACGGCTGCACCCGCCCATCGAGGTGTAG
- a CDS encoding ATP-binding cassette domain-containing protein has protein sequence MRGPWGPVYGPVDLEIPRGGLTVLVCPAGSGRTALLMTIAGRMAPESGELDVFGAHDARQIFANSAIAGVDEVDTVPESVTVRDLITEQMRWDAPWYRMVRRADDAALTTMCQRVFGPHPLPPLDEYFEELAELDRLLLRIALANTKSPALLVVANLDFVTSDVNRDLLIERLIDLGADQTVVTATVNGVTGHAVRSQIEVANTDRAELSTSNQETG, from the coding sequence ATGCGCGGGCCGTGGGGGCCGGTCTACGGACCGGTCGACCTCGAGATCCCGCGCGGCGGACTGACCGTCCTGGTCTGCCCGGCGGGTTCGGGTCGAACGGCGCTGCTGATGACGATCGCCGGCCGGATGGCACCCGAATCCGGCGAACTCGACGTGTTCGGCGCCCACGACGCGCGGCAGATCTTCGCCAACTCGGCGATCGCCGGTGTCGACGAGGTGGACACCGTTCCCGAGTCGGTCACCGTACGGGACCTGATCACCGAGCAAATGCGTTGGGACGCACCGTGGTACCGGATGGTGCGGCGCGCCGACGACGCCGCGCTGACGACGATGTGTCAGCGGGTGTTCGGCCCGCACCCGCTGCCGCCCTTGGACGAGTACTTCGAGGAACTCGCCGAACTCGACCGGTTACTGCTGCGCATCGCGCTGGCCAACACCAAGAGCCCGGCACTGCTCGTGGTGGCCAACCTCGACTTCGTGACCAGTGACGTCAACCGCGACCTGCTCATCGAGCGGCTCATCGATCTGGGCGCCGACCAGACGGTGGTGACCGCAACGGTCAACGGCGTCACCGGCCACGCCGTGCGATCGCAGATCGAGGTGGCCAACACCGACCGGGCCGAATTGTCCACCAGCAACCAGGAAACGGGGTAA
- a CDS encoding VOC family protein, with translation MSPTTPSSQHISDAVGDIGWRLVLGALYGEVETGTLALGAEVARLAVEVLGDAADRRLGMDVRTDRVVLRLQSAAAGAVTDVEIGAARTLAAALGGRGWRLQPGTVAAIEIAIDALDIGAVRPFWQAVTGYVDEPGPSDLSDGLIDPAGRGPAIWFQQMDAPRPQRNRIHLDLDVAHDAAADRMAAALAAGGRLVSDAAAPAFWVLADPEGNEVCICTWQGRD, from the coding sequence ATGAGCCCCACCACGCCGTCGAGTCAGCACATCTCCGACGCCGTCGGTGACATCGGCTGGCGGCTGGTGCTGGGCGCGCTCTACGGGGAGGTCGAGACGGGGACCCTGGCTCTGGGTGCCGAGGTAGCCCGGCTGGCCGTCGAGGTGCTCGGTGACGCCGCTGACAGACGCCTCGGGATGGACGTCCGCACCGACCGCGTCGTGCTGCGGTTGCAGTCGGCGGCCGCCGGTGCCGTCACCGATGTGGAGATCGGCGCGGCCCGCACGCTGGCGGCGGCGCTCGGCGGGCGGGGCTGGCGGTTGCAGCCGGGCACCGTCGCGGCGATCGAGATCGCCATCGACGCGCTCGACATCGGCGCCGTGCGGCCGTTCTGGCAAGCGGTCACCGGGTACGTCGACGAGCCGGGGCCCTCTGACCTCAGCGACGGGCTGATCGATCCGGCGGGCCGCGGTCCGGCGATCTGGTTCCAGCAGATGGACGCCCCGCGCCCGCAGCGCAATCGCATCCACCTCGACCTCGACGTCGCCCACGACGCCGCAGCCGACCGGATGGCCGCCGCGCTGGCCGCCGGTGGCCGGCTGGTGTCCGACGCCGCGGCGCCGGCGTTCTGGGTGCTGGCCGACCCGGAGGGCAACGAGGTCTGCATCTGCACCTGGCAGGGTCGCGACTGA